From the Capnocytophaga sp. oral taxon 878 genome, the window GTATTTGAAAATTTATGAAAAGAAAGTATATAAAAACAATTTGAAGTTAAGTGTTATTTTGCTGAATATGCTATCAATGATACTATTAGTAGGCTTAATGGCGCGTCACTTTCCAGACTATATCTACTTAGTGCCTATAGCAATGATGGTACTGATACTTAAATCGTTTTTTGATCTTCGTACAGTACTATTTATGTATATTAGTACTATACTAATAACAGGTTTTATAGTACCTAATAGTTTTCAGTTTGTTTTTATTCAGATTATAGCTGCTATGACGATTATTCTCACTCCTAAAAGTGTTCATTATAGGTTGAGTAGTTTTATATCGGCAGGGCTTATTACTGGAGCCTATTTACTTATATACATAGCTTTTCATGTTATTACAGAGGGGACTTTAAAAGGGATTGACATATCGTTACTAACATTATTTATACTTAATGGAATAGGAATATTGTTTTCGCAGCCTTTTACTTATATTTATGAGCGTACTTTTGGGTTGGTATCGGATGTGTCTCTTTTGGAACTATCGGATACTAATTCTAAACTTTTAAGGCAATTGTCGGAAAAGGCACCAGGTACTTTTCAGCACTCAATGCAAGTAGCTAATTTGGCAGAAGCTGCTGCTGCTGAGATAGGAGCAAATACCCTATTGGTGCGGGTAGGCGCATTGTATCATGATATAGGTAAAATGGAAAACCCACTTTATTTTATTGAAAATCAAAAGACAAGTTTAAATCCTCATGACCAACTTACTCCCTCCCAAAGTGCAAAGGTGATTATTAAACATGTGACAGATGGTGTAGAACTTGCTCATAAAAACAAGCTTCCTGAACGTATTATAGACTTTATACGAACTCACCACGGACGTAGTCTTACTTATTATTTCTATCGTAAAGAGTTGGATACTAATCCAGATGCCAAAGAGGAAGATTTTAGGTATCCAGGTCCTATTCCTTTTTCAAAAGAAACTGCTATACTAATGATGGCAGATTCAGTAGAAGCAGCAACTAAAAGTCTTAAGAATCCTACTTATGAAGCTTTAGAAGAGTTTGTGGAACGTATTATCAAAAAACAGTTAGAAGATAATCAGTTTGCCAATTCAGATATATCCTTTAAAGAGATAGAGTGTATAAAAAAGGTATTTAAAAGTAAACTGATAAATATATATCATGTGCGAATTGCTTATCCTGAATAAGGAGTGATAATTTTTAAGTATTAATTTCTACTTTGAGTGGCTAAAAAATGTTATTGAGTTAGTTTTTTTAGAATATTGACAAAAAAGTTATAGATTAAATAATTTGATTATAATAATTTGATTTATAATGTTTTATAGCGTATTGTGGTGTTTTCTTATGTTGTCTGTATTCTTTTTTTGTTAAAAAAGTTTTGGTATTAAAAAAAATAGTTGTAGTTTTGCGCCCTGAATATAAATAACACATAAAATAAATAGAGAAAAAAATGGCAAGAGTTTGTGACTTAACAGGCAAAAAAGCATTGGTGGGCAACAACGTGTCGCACGCAATGAACAAAACAAAACGTAAGTTTAATGTGAATCTTCGTACTAAACGGTTCTTCATTCCTGAGGAAAATCGTTGGATTACTCTTAAAGTATCAGCATCTGCAATTAAGACTATTGATAAGAAGGGTATTTATGCAGTGCTTCAAGAGGTAGAACGCAACGGATATATTAACTAAATTAAAAAAAAACGTACTGAAAAATGGCTAAAAAAGGAAATAGAATTCAGGTTATTTTGGAGTGCACTGAGCACAAAGAATCAGGTTTACCAGGAACTTCTCGTTATATCACTACCAAAAATAAAAAAAACACTCCCGATAGATTAGAACTTAAAAAGTTCAATCCTATTCTAAAAAAAGTAACCGTTCATAAAGAAATAAAATAATACAACGATATGGCAAAGAAAACAGTAGCAACCCTACAAGGGAAATCAAAAAAGCTTACTAAAGCTATCAAAATGGTGAAATCACCTAAAACAGGTGCTTACACTTTTGTAGAAAGTGTAATGGCTCCTGAACTTGTTGATGAATTTTTGAAGAAGAAATAATTAAATTTTCTCTATTTTTATCATATCTAAAAAAAGCTGTCGTGAGACGGCTTTTTTGCATATATCAACTTTTTTATTACCTTTGCACGTGATTTACAAAAAATATAAAAGTTATGGCATTTCAATTTTTAAAGAACATTTTTTCAAAAGAAAAAAAAGAAACCTTGGATAAGGGGTTGGAAAAATCAAAGAATTCTTTTTTTGATAGGCTTGGAAAAGCACTTGTAGGAAAATCAAAGGTAGATGATGAGGTGTTAGATGACCTAGAAGAAGTGCTAATTGCTAGTGATGTAGGAGTTAATACAACTCTTAAAATCATAGATCGAATTCAGGCACGAGTAGCTAAAGATAAGTATTTGGGTACTAATGAGCTAAATGCTATTTTACGGGAAGAAATAGCAGCACTACTTTCTGAAACACATACGGGTGAGGCTACTGATTTTGTTCTTCCTTTGGATGAAAAACCTTATGTAATGATGGTTGTAGGGGTAAATGGAGCTGGAAAAACTACAACTATAGGTAAATTAGCAAGTCAGTTTACGAAAAAAGGGCTTAAAGTAGTATTGGGTGCTGCTGACACTTTTCGTGCAGCAGCTATTGATCAGTTACAAGTATGGGCAGATCGTACTGGAGTGCCAATGATTAAACAACAGTTAGGTAGTGACCCAGCTTCAGTAGCTTATGATACCTTGAGTTCGGCTGTGAAACAAAATGCTGATGTAGTAATTATTGATACAGCAGGGCGATTACATAATAAAATTAACCTTATGAATGAGCTGTCAAAAATTAAACGAGTGATGCAAAAGGTAATTCCAGATGCTCCTCATGAAGTGTTATTAGTACTAGATGGCTCAACGGGGCAAAATGCTTTTGAACAAGCTAAAGAATTCACAAAAGCTACTGAGGTGACAGCTTTGGCAGTTACTAAATTGGATGGAACAGCTAAGGGAGGAGTAGTGATAGGTATTTCAGATCAATTTCAAATTCCAGTAAAATATATAGGAGTAGGAGAGGGGATGGATGACCTGCAAATCTTTAATAAATATGAGTTTGTAGATTCTTTCTTCAAAGTTTAAAAAATAAAAAAGAGCAAAGATTATTTTTTATCAAAAATAAATTCGTATATTTGCGCCTAATTTTAAAACTAACTAATATTATTAGATATGTCAAACGACATCCGCATTCGAAAAGGGTTAGACATACATTTGGAAGGCGAAGCTGATAAAACAACGCAACAGCTTCCGCTTGCACCTTTGTATGGAATTAAACCCATTGATTTTCACGGAATTATTCCTAAGCTATTACTGCGTGAGGGTAATGAAGTGAAAGCAGGTGAAGCACTATTCTTTTCAAAGAGTGATGAGCGTGTTCTATTTCCTTCTCCGGTAAGTGGTACCATTAAGGAGATTGTGAGAGGTGAAAGACGTAAGGTGTTAGAAATACACATTACTCCAAATCAAGAACAAGTTTTTAAAGACTATGGAAAGAAAAATGTAAATGAGATGCAAGGTGAGGAGATTAAGGCACACCTTTTATCGTCAGGTTGTTGGCCTTTTATTAAACAACGTCCTTACGATGTGATTGCAAATCCTGATAGAAAGCCAAAGGCTATTTTTGTATCAGCTTGCAAAACTAATCCACTTGCTCCAGATTACGATTATGTGCTAAAAGGCAAAGAGGAAACACTACAAACAGCTCTTACAGCCTTAGCTAAACTCACCACAGGTAAAGTACACGTGTCTGTTTTTAAAAACAGCTCGTTATCACCTTTCCGCAACCTTAAGGACATAGAGGTGCACAATGTTACAGGACCACATCCAGCTGGGAATGTTAGTACACAGATTGCACAAATAAGTCCAATAAATAAGGGAGAAGTGATATGGGTAGTAACTCCTCAAGACTTGGTGGTGATAGGGGAACTCTTCCTTACAGGTAAACTTAATCTCACACGTACTGTAGCCCTTACAGGCTCACGCATTGAGAAGCCGCATTATGTTACTGTGCTTGCTGGTGCTCAAATTACTGGAGTAGTAGGAAGCCAAGTACAACAAGTTGGTAATACACGTATTATCAGTGGTGATGTGCTTACAGGTACACAAGCGAGTGAAACAGGATTCTTAGGTTTCTACGACGACCAAATAACAGCTATTCCTGAAGGGAATGACTATGATTTATTTGGTTGGGCAAAACCTATAGCTAATAAAATTTCGCTTACACGTTCGCTTACCTTCTCTTGGTTAAATCCTAAGAAAAAATACAACTTGAACACCAATACTAATGGTGAACACCGCGCTTTTGTGGTAACAGGTATGTATGAAGAAGTTTTCCCATTGAATATTTACCCTATGCAGTTGCTAAAAGCCTGCTTGTATAAGGATTTAGATGAATTGGAAAATTTAGGAGCTTATGAAGTAGCCCCTGAGGATTTTGCCCTTACTGAATTTGTGTGTGTGTCTAAACAACCACATCAACAAATCATCAGAGACGGACTTGATTTAATGATGGCAGAATTAGGCTAATAGTTTATAAAGTAAGAATTTTACCTTTTTAACGATGAGTTATACAGAAGAACAATACAAAGCACAATTTGAAGAAGAAGATGCTGTAGGGTGGGAGGCTATGGATGAGGCTTTATTGAAGGTTTATCCTGAGCAAGAGCCTCGTCATTATGGTACTATTCTAAAATATATGTTGGGAGGTGAAGACCCGCTTGATGGTATTAGTATCTACGACAACCACGAGCAAACTTTCCACCGTCATATAGTTTCTTATGGAATGAGTGAGTTGTATTATTCTCCTGAAAGTGCTGAAAATGAATTTAGTGGTTGGGGGTTTGAGTTTACTTTCCGCGTGGTACCTTTTGAAGGAGATAAAAATGCGGAAGGAGCTAAAAACGAACCTTCTTGGGCTATGAATATGATGCAGAATTTAGCGCGTTATGTATTCAATAGCAAAAAATGGTTTGAAGCCTATCACTTTATTCCAGCCAATGGTCCTATACGTTTGGAATGCGACACCAAGTTAGTAGGGATAGCCTTTGCACCCGATCCTCAGTTGGGTACGATTGAAACTCCTAATGGTGAGATAGCTTTTTTACAAATGGTAGCGATTACACAACAAGAATTGGATTGGCTGTATAAAGATCCTACTACCGATAGAGTAGAGGAACTCATTAATAAGATCAGAGAAGACAATCCATTGCTCATCACCGATTTAGAAAGGCAAAATTCGTATGTGTAAACATATAAATTTATAGATACAATAAGTAAACAGTTTTAAAAAAAAAAACAGAATATGTCAAACTATTACAAGCCTTCGGGCAAATTTTCACCATTATCATTTGTATATTTATTATTAGTTTGTGCAGTAGTATTACCTATATTAGCAGCTATTTATGCTTATGCTATATGGTATATACCATTTGTATATCTTAACTTTTTGGTTACAGCAGGTTTTGGTTTTGTTATTGCTATTGCAGTTGGGCAAATAGTAATTAAGATAGGTAAAGTCCGTAATTATGGCTTAGCTATTTTCTTTGCTCTTATAGCATCACTTGTAGCTTATTACTTACAATGGATAGTATGGGCTGATTTAGCTATTAATACAGGTGAAGTAATTGGTAATAAAAAAATAGGTGTTGCAGTAAGCAATGTGCAATTTGATCAATTACTTTATTTATTAGCAAATCCGTCAGAACTTTTTGGATTGATAGGTCTTATCAATGAAGAAGGGACATGGGGCTTTAAAGGTTCCGTAGTAACAGGTACTTTCCTTACTATTATTTGGGTGATAGAGTTTTTGATTATCGTAATAATAGCTGTAATAGGTTCGATAGCACGTTCTAAAGAACCCTTTAATGAAACTCTTGATGAGTGGTTTAAAGAAGAAGAATTACCAGTTTTTTCTTATATAGAAAATTCTAATAACTTTAAACAATTAGCAGAACAAGGTAATTGGGAAGAATTAGGAACTACTATTGAAAAAGGTAATCAAGATCAAAGTCATAGTGTTTTTACTTTGTTTGCTTCTGGTAATGAATATTACATTTCAGTAACTAATGAAAAAGCTAAGGTAGCTAAGAAAGATAAAGTAGAGTTTGATACAGATAATTTTATAGAATATCTACGTATTGATAAAACTGTTTACGATATGCTAAAGTCAAAAGCTTAAATTAAAATGGCAAGACCTGCAACGAAAATAGATTTAGAGTTTTTAGCTAAAGAAAATTACCAAAAGTTACTTTCTTTGATAGAAACACTACCTGAGGGGCAGCGAGAAGACTCCTTTCCAGAAGGTACAATGAATAGAAATATTCGCGATGTTATAGGACACTTATATCATTGGCATTTATTATTCCTAAATTGGTATGAGGTAGGAATGCGAGGTGAGAAACCTAAAATACCTAAAGAGGGTTATACTTTTTCTGATACTCCTAAACTCAACCGAGAAATATGGGAGCAATGTCAAAAAGTATCACTTGCTGAGATACTCTCCCTTTTTGAAGCTTCTCATAATAAAGTGTTTCAACTTATACAGAAACACTCAGATGAAGAGCTTTTTACCAAAAAGAAGTATCATTGGACGGGTACAACCTCACTTGGCTCTTACTTAGTTTCGGCAACATCAAGTCATTATGATTGGGCTTTAAAACTAATTCGCAAATCAATAAAAAGAAATAATTAACTTATTCATTAAGAAAATGAGTTTAAAAAGTAAATTAAATACATTAAAAGAAAAGTATAAAGGAACTAAGATGGAGACCACTTTCAATGCGCTCCACACTTTCCTTTATACGCCTAATGAGGTAACTCACGGAGGTACCCATATTAAGGCTGCCGACGACCTAAAACGAACAATGAATATGGTGGTTTTAGCACTCATTCCTTGTTTGATTTTTGGTATTTTCAATACAGGTTACCAGCACGAAGTGGCTTTTGGTCACTTAACGCATCCTGCTGAAGGCTTAGCTTTCTGTAGTGGTGATTTTTGGAGCTGGACAAACTTCTGTATTGGTTTTATTAAAGTACTTCCTTTAGTAGTCGTTTCGTATGTGGTAGGTTTGGGCATTGAGTTTATCTTTGCTACTATCCGCGGTCACGAAGTAGAAGAAGGATATTTAGTAACTGGTATGTTAGTACCTCTTATCGTTCCTATAGATATTCCTCTTTGGATGCTTGCTGTGGCAGTAGCCTTTGGAGTAATCATTGGTAAAGAGGTATTTGGGGGTACAGGTATGAATATCTTAAACCCTGCACTTACCATTCGCGCTTTCTTATTCTTTGCTTATCCTACTTCAATGACAGGGGATAAAGTATGGGTAACTGGCGTATTAGGTCGTTCTAAAGAAATCGCTGCAGGTGCAAACTTAGATGCGGTTTCAGGAGAAACTATCTTAGGTAACTTGGCACAAGGGCACTCTATTCACTACACCGATTCTGACCTCCTTTTCGGGTTTATCCCAGGTTCAGTAGGTGAAACTTCTACAATTCTTATCCTCTTAGCAGGTTTATTCCTCATCTATACCAAAATCGCTTCTTGGCGTGTAATGGTGAGTATGTTTGTAGGAGCTTGGGTAATGGGATTAATTTTCAATACTTTAGCGCCAAATATGGTAGGCACTTCATTCCACGCTATTTGGAGTATACCAGCTTATCAACACTTGCTCATTGGAGGTTTAGCATTTGGAGCTGTATTTATGGCTACCGACCCAGTAACCGCAGCACAAACAAATACAGGTAAGTATATCTACGGATTCTTAGCAGGTTTCATAGCAATTGCTATCCGTTGCTTCAACCCTGCTTATCCTGAAGGGGTAATGCTCGCTATCCTATTGATGAATGTACTAGCTCCTACTATCGACCACTTTGTAGTACAAGCTAATGTATCTCGTCGTAAAAAACGTTTAAAAACAGTTACTAAAACCGCATAAATTATGGCAGTAAAAACAGAAAGTAATTCGTATACAGTGATTTTCGCCATTATAATGGTGGTAATCGTAGGAGCTTTGCTCGCTGGTATTTCATCAGCATTGAGCAGTGATATCAGTAACAATAAAAAGTTAGAAAAGAAACAAAACATTCTCTATGCTATGGGAGTAAATCACAACCAAGGTGAGCTTGGAGGAGGTAAAGTAGAGTTTCTTTCTACCACTGATGCTGAAAAAGAGTTCCCTAACTATGTGAAAGAACAATACCTTATCAAAGGAAATACCGCTGAGAAAGTAGAAGGTGTAAACGACCTTATCAACTTCAACGGTCATCGTGAAGGTCTGCCTCTTTATGTAGGTGAAAAAGATGGAACTACACTCTATATCATTCCCGTAAATGGACGTGGTTTATGGGATGCTATTTGGGGATATATAGCCGTAGATAAAGATCTTGTTGTACGTGGCGTTTTCTTCGACCATAAAGGAGAAACTGCCGGTTTAGGGGCTAATATCAAAGAACGTTTCTTTATGGACGACTTTATTGGGGAACACCTCTTAGATGCTACAGGTAACTTCCAAAGCATTCAAATTTCAAAAAGCAATGGCGACCCTGAAAACAAACGTAAAGAAGATGGTAAAGTAGACGCTATCGCTGGCTCAACCCTCACAGGAAATGGAGTACAAAATATGATACGCGATGGCTTAGAGCCTTATATATCCTATATTAAAAGTTTAAATAAATAAGACTATGGGACTATCAAAAAAAGATACAAAATTAGTAACTGACCCTTTATGGGATAACAACCCCGTAACGGTACAAGTGTTGGGTATCTGTTCTGCTTTGGCAATTACAGCCCAACTGAAAGCCGCTATCGTAATGAGCCTTTCCTTTACCTTTGTACTTGTAATGGGTAACGTAACCATTTCTTTGCTTAGAAATGTAATACCACCTAAAATCCGTATCATCGCTCAGCTAATTGTAGCAGCTGCTTTGGTAATCGTGGTGGACTTTGTGCTTAAAGCCTATGTGTACGACCTTAGCAAACAGCTATCAGTATATGTAGGGCTTATCATTACCAACTGTATTTTGATGGGACGTTTTGAGGCGTTTGCCTTGGGTAACCCTCCAGGAAAATCGTTCTTAGATGCTATTGGTAATGCAGGTGGTTATTCTATCGCTTTGCTTATCGTTGCTTTTTTCCGTGAACTATTAGGTTCTGGTACTTTGCTCGGTTTCCAAGTATTAGGAGACCCTATCAAAAAAACGGGAGCTTATGCATTAGGCTATGAGAACAACGGTTTTATGTTGTTAGCACCTATGGCTTTGGTAACCTATGGTATAGTAGTGTGGGTACAACGCTCACGTAACAAAGCCTTGATAGAAGACAGTCATTAATCATTTAAAAAGAAAAGAAAATGTTAGAATATTTAACACTGATTTTTAAATCAATATTCGTTGAGAATATGATTTTCGCTACCTTCTTAGGTATGTGTTCGTACTTGGCTGTATCTAAAAAAGTATCTACTGCCATAGGCTTAGGAGCTGCCGTTATATTCGTACAAACTCTTACTGTACCTATGAACTGGCTACTTAATGAGTACATACTCAAAGAGGGTGCTTTGCGTTGGTTAGGCGAAGAGTACGCTAATTACGATTTGAGCTTCCTTACTTATATCTTGTTCATTGCTACGGTTGCAACAATGGTACAGTTAGTAGAGATTATAGTAGAGAAATTCTCACCATCTTTGTATAACTCATTGGGTATCTTCTTACCTTTGATAGCGGTAAACTGTGCTATCTTAGGGGGGTCTCTCTTTATGCAATCACGTGCTGAAGTAATTCACTCATTCGGTCTTTCAGTAGCCTATGGAGTGAGTTCAGGATTGGGTTGGGCTATCGCTATCTTAGCATTGGCTGCTATTCGTGAGAAAATACGTTATTCACACGTGCCTGCACCTTTGCGCGGCTTAGGTATCACCTTCATCATCACAGGTCTTATGGCTATCGGCTTTATGAGCTTTGGTGGCATGCTTACAGGTGGTAGCAGCAAAAAAGAAGAAGCTAAAGAAGCTCCTAAACAAGAGACTACTATCCAACAAGAAGTTAAAACTGATAAATTAGCTCATAACACAAAAGATTTAAGCAATGATATTAGCAAGTGAAATATTAACAACTATTGCAGTAACGGTGATAGGATTATTAGTTGTAATCCTATTGTTGGTTGCTATTTTGCTTTACGTAAAACAGAAACTAACCCCATCGGGACCTGTAAAAATTACTATCAATAACGAAAAAGTAGTTGAAGTGCCTCTTGGAGGTTCACTGCTCTCTACTTTAGGTAACGAAAAGATTTTCTTGCCATCAGCTTGTGGTGGTAAAGGGTCTTGTTTACAATGTGAATGCCACGTATACGAAGGTGGGGGAGAAGCACTCCCTACCGAAACTCCTCACTTTACTAAAAAAGAATTGAAAGAAGGAGTGCGTTTGGCTTGCCAAGTGAAAGTAAAACAAGATATGAAAATTGGGGTGCCAGAACAAGTGTTTGGTATCAAGAAATGGCAAGCTACTGTAGTGCGTAACTACAACGTTGCCTCTTTCATCAAAGAGTTTGTGGTAGAAATCCCTGAGGATATGGACTATAAACCAGGGGGATACATCCAAATTGAAATCCCACCTTGTGAGGTAAAATACTCCGATATCGATATCACTGCACACCCTGTAGAACACCCAGGTGAACCCGATAAGTTCAAAATGGAATGGGATAAGTTCAAGCTATGGCCATTGGTGATGAAAAATACTGAGCCTGCTGAACGTGCCTACTCTATGGCTTCTTACCCTGCTGAAGGACGTGAGATTATGCTAAACGTACGTATTGCTACCCCTCCGTTCGACAGAGCTAAAGGAGGTTGGATGGACGTAAACCCTGGGGTTGCTTCATCATACATCTTCTCTCGAAAACCAGGTGATAAGGTAACTATCTCAGGCCCTTATGGTGAGTTCTTTATCAACGAATCTAATGCAGAGATGTTATACGTAGGAGGGGGTGCAGGTATGGCGCCTATGCGTTCGCACTTGTACCACCTATTCAAAACCTTAAGGACAGGACGTATTGTAACTTATTGGTATGGAGGTCGTTCAAAACGTGAGTTGTTCTATGTAGAGCATTTCCGTGAATTAGAGCGTGAATTCCCTAACTTTAAGTTCTTTATCGTGCTTTCTGAACCACTACCAGAGGATAATTGGAAAGTGAAGAAAGATATACACGATACCGAAGGTGATGGTTTCTTAGGATTTGTTCACAACGCTGTAATTGAGCAGTATTTGAGCAAACACGATACCCCAGAAGATATAGAATTGTACTTCTGCGGTCCTCCAATGATGAACAAAGCTGTTCAGAAAATGGGGCAAGACTTTGGTATGCCTGATGAAAACATCCGTTTCGACGACTTTGGTGGTTAATAACTACCTACATTATACAAAAATCCGACTTAGTAATAGGTCGGATTTTTTTATGATATAGAAAAAGTTTCTTTTCGTTTTTTATAATTATTGTCAACATAACAATATTTTTTTATACTAATAATTTTTTGTGCTGGATTAGTACAATGCTTAAAAGTTTTTATATTACTTAGCTAATAATATA encodes:
- a CDS encoding DUF4295 domain-containing protein; protein product: MAKKTVATLQGKSKKLTKAIKMVKSPKTGAYTFVESVMAPELVDEFLKKK
- a CDS encoding Na(+)-translocating NADH-quinone reductase subunit A yields the protein MSNDIRIRKGLDIHLEGEADKTTQQLPLAPLYGIKPIDFHGIIPKLLLREGNEVKAGEALFFSKSDERVLFPSPVSGTIKEIVRGERRKVLEIHITPNQEQVFKDYGKKNVNEMQGEEIKAHLLSSGCWPFIKQRPYDVIANPDRKPKAIFVSACKTNPLAPDYDYVLKGKEETLQTALTALAKLTTGKVHVSVFKNSSLSPFRNLKDIEVHNVTGPHPAGNVSTQIAQISPINKGEVIWVVTPQDLVVIGELFLTGKLNLTRTVALTGSRIEKPHYVTVLAGAQITGVVGSQVQQVGNTRIISGDVLTGTQASETGFLGFYDDQITAIPEGNDYDLFGWAKPIANKISLTRSLTFSWLNPKKKYNLNTNTNGEHRAFVVTGMYEEVFPLNIYPMQLLKACLYKDLDELENLGAYEVAPEDFALTEFVCVSKQPHQQIIRDGLDLMMAELG
- the rpmB gene encoding 50S ribosomal protein L28; amino-acid sequence: MARVCDLTGKKALVGNNVSHAMNKTKRKFNVNLRTKRFFIPEENRWITLKVSASAIKTIDKKGIYAVLQEVERNGYIN
- the ftsY gene encoding signal recognition particle-docking protein FtsY is translated as MAFQFLKNIFSKEKKETLDKGLEKSKNSFFDRLGKALVGKSKVDDEVLDDLEEVLIASDVGVNTTLKIIDRIQARVAKDKYLGTNELNAILREEIAALLSETHTGEATDFVLPLDEKPYVMMVVGVNGAGKTTTIGKLASQFTKKGLKVVLGAADTFRAAAIDQLQVWADRTGVPMIKQQLGSDPASVAYDTLSSAVKQNADVVIIDTAGRLHNKINLMNELSKIKRVMQKVIPDAPHEVLLVLDGSTGQNAFEQAKEFTKATEVTALAVTKLDGTAKGGVVIGISDQFQIPVKYIGVGEGMDDLQIFNKYEFVDSFFKV
- a CDS encoding NADH:ubiquinone reductase (Na(+)-transporting) subunit D — translated: MGLSKKDTKLVTDPLWDNNPVTVQVLGICSALAITAQLKAAIVMSLSFTFVLVMGNVTISLLRNVIPPKIRIIAQLIVAAALVIVVDFVLKAYVYDLSKQLSVYVGLIITNCILMGRFEAFALGNPPGKSFLDAIGNAGGYSIALLIVAFFRELLGSGTLLGFQVLGDPIKKTGAYALGYENNGFMLLAPMALVTYGIVVWVQRSRNKALIEDSH
- the rpmG gene encoding 50S ribosomal protein L33; its protein translation is MAKKGNRIQVILECTEHKESGLPGTSRYITTKNKKNTPDRLELKKFNPILKKVTVHKEIK
- a CDS encoding suppressor of fused domain protein; translation: MSYTEEQYKAQFEEEDAVGWEAMDEALLKVYPEQEPRHYGTILKYMLGGEDPLDGISIYDNHEQTFHRHIVSYGMSELYYSPESAENEFSGWGFEFTFRVVPFEGDKNAEGAKNEPSWAMNMMQNLARYVFNSKKWFEAYHFIPANGPIRLECDTKLVGIAFAPDPQLGTIETPNGEIAFLQMVAITQQELDWLYKDPTTDRVEELINKIREDNPLLITDLERQNSYV
- the nqrE gene encoding NADH:ubiquinone reductase (Na(+)-transporting) subunit E, whose amino-acid sequence is MLEYLTLIFKSIFVENMIFATFLGMCSYLAVSKKVSTAIGLGAAVIFVQTLTVPMNWLLNEYILKEGALRWLGEEYANYDLSFLTYILFIATVATMVQLVEIIVEKFSPSLYNSLGIFLPLIAVNCAILGGSLFMQSRAEVIHSFGLSVAYGVSSGLGWAIAILALAAIREKIRYSHVPAPLRGLGITFIITGLMAIGFMSFGGMLTGGSSKKEEAKEAPKQETTIQQEVKTDKLAHNTKDLSNDISK
- a CDS encoding Na(+)-translocating NADH-quinone reductase subunit C; its protein translation is MAVKTESNSYTVIFAIIMVVIVGALLAGISSALSSDISNNKKLEKKQNILYAMGVNHNQGELGGGKVEFLSTTDAEKEFPNYVKEQYLIKGNTAEKVEGVNDLINFNGHREGLPLYVGEKDGTTLYIIPVNGRGLWDAIWGYIAVDKDLVVRGVFFDHKGETAGLGANIKERFFMDDFIGEHLLDATGNFQSIQISKSNGDPENKRKEDGKVDAIAGSTLTGNGVQNMIRDGLEPYISYIKSLNK
- a CDS encoding ClbS/DfsB family four-helix bundle protein, coding for MARPATKIDLEFLAKENYQKLLSLIETLPEGQREDSFPEGTMNRNIRDVIGHLYHWHLLFLNWYEVGMRGEKPKIPKEGYTFSDTPKLNREIWEQCQKVSLAEILSLFEASHNKVFQLIQKHSDEELFTKKKYHWTGTTSLGSYLVSATSSHYDWALKLIRKSIKRNN
- a CDS encoding HD family phosphohydrolase; the encoded protein is MTVKNIKRLAKTSLLFKLLSLLVALILILQVFPGKTKFKYEFRKGELWQHENLYAPFDFPLKKTDEQIKAEERHITEQSTVYYRKDTAAFGVAMQKYQQKQHYYFDRIPMAKAELLRKRAHSFLVENYQRGILLKKTANNDSKIAVIDSNNQITELPTANILSLESIKEAVKSYFSQPPYDEYQKEYYDLFFDILTPNLVIDQNFTQKNLRQNLKEIVYTRGWVSKGKIIIAKGELVEGEKYNMLSSLKDEYESQTWSQNNYNWSQVGYYFLVAVVLVVMLLYLKIYEKKVYKNNLKLSVILLNMLSMILLVGLMARHFPDYIYLVPIAMMVLILKSFFDLRTVLFMYISTILITGFIVPNSFQFVFIQIIAAMTIILTPKSVHYRLSSFISAGLITGAYLLIYIAFHVITEGTLKGIDISLLTLFILNGIGILFSQPFTYIYERTFGLVSDVSLLELSDTNSKLLRQLSEKAPGTFQHSMQVANLAEAAAAEIGANTLLVRVGALYHDIGKMENPLYFIENQKTSLNPHDQLTPSQSAKVIIKHVTDGVELAHKNKLPERIIDFIRTHHGRSLTYYFYRKELDTNPDAKEEDFRYPGPIPFSKETAILMMADSVEAATKSLKNPTYEALEEFVERIIKKQLEDNQFANSDISFKEIECIKKVFKSKLINIYHVRIAYPE
- a CDS encoding NADH:ubiquinone reductase (Na(+)-transporting) subunit B; translated protein: MSLKSKLNTLKEKYKGTKMETTFNALHTFLYTPNEVTHGGTHIKAADDLKRTMNMVVLALIPCLIFGIFNTGYQHEVAFGHLTHPAEGLAFCSGDFWSWTNFCIGFIKVLPLVVVSYVVGLGIEFIFATIRGHEVEEGYLVTGMLVPLIVPIDIPLWMLAVAVAFGVIIGKEVFGGTGMNILNPALTIRAFLFFAYPTSMTGDKVWVTGVLGRSKEIAAGANLDAVSGETILGNLAQGHSIHYTDSDLLFGFIPGSVGETSTILILLAGLFLIYTKIASWRVMVSMFVGAWVMGLIFNTLAPNMVGTSFHAIWSIPAYQHLLIGGLAFGAVFMATDPVTAAQTNTGKYIYGFLAGFIAIAIRCFNPAYPEGVMLAILLMNVLAPTIDHFVVQANVSRRKKRLKTVTKTA